The Bacteroidota bacterium nucleotide sequence TACGCGGGTTTACGCCATTTTCTAAAGTTAATATGCGTACTATAGAAGTAGCCCTTGCCACACTTAATGCCCAATTGTCTACAAATGTTCCTTTGATTGGAACACTATCGGTATGCCCTTGAATATCTACATTAATATCTGGATTGCTATTTAATACCGTTGCCAGTTTTTGCAATGCTCCTTTACCATTTGCACTTACTTTATCACTACCCGATTTAAACAATAATTTTTCTTGAAGTGATACATATATATTCCCATCTCTAATTTCAATACTTAATTCCTCAGGTGTAAAACCAACCAATGCGTCTGCAACAGTTTTCTTCAATTTGCTCATGATATCCCTTTGTGCTAAAATTATATTTTGCATATCGGCAAGCCTTTTTGCTTGGTCTGCAATGGTCATTTGTGAGTTCTTCGAAAGAGTTTGCAAGTCATTAAGCACTGTTGCATTTTTGTTACTAAGTTGTGATACTAAATCTTTAGATTGGGCTAAAGCAGTATTACATTCTTTTACAGATACAGCACATTGTGCTGCTTTACCATGCAATGCCGTGCTATCCACCTGTAATCGCTCAACAGTGGCTTGCGAAGCTCTATATTTCTTTTTAGAAACACAACTAAAGTTTAAAAGTGAAGCAAAGCATACAAGGACTAATAGGGAGTATATAGATTTCATAATAATAGTTTTTTTTGCAAATTTGAGGGCTATGATTCACTGAAATGTTATATAATATGTATAATAAGTTGCATAATTCACATATTTATAATTTTTAGTTTTGTCGCAGTCATTTTCAAATTTGCCCAATTCTTTTATCCGTTTGGGTCTCGGTTAAATCCCGAATATTCCCTATGGATGCCGTTGTATTAGCTAACATAATAGTCGGCGAAATGACACCAGATACGTGCTTTACAGGTCTATTTCCTCACCCCTCAATCTCAATATCATACCTATTCAACAAACCCGCAAGCCCCACAGCGGAGAACTTTGCCTTTTTAATTCTATTGGTTTCTGGGTCTAATATATAATTAAATGCGGAACGAAAATCGGCTTTTTCTATAATAGTATGATCGAAGATGGCACCCATCAAATCGCAGTTGTCAAATGAAGATTGTGTGAGGTCAGTTTCTGTAAAATCAACTTCATGCAAACTGCAATTGCTGAATTTGGTTTTCTTTACATTTAGTTTATAAAATGAAGAAAGATTTAATATACAATCTTCAAATGCTACAGAAAAAAGAAATGGATTACAGTTCTCAAAATGCAGGCCCATCAGTTTGCAACTTTTAAATTTCGCTTCTCTAAATGCAGTCTGCACCAGCTTTGCCGAGCTCATATTACAGTCCTTAAACTCACAGGTAGTAAAATTTATTTCAGATAAATCTGCATTCTCAAATATACAATTATTAAATATACAGTTTTCGTATTCACCTTTGGTAAAAGGTGTTTTAGAATGATCTATTTTATCGAAAACTTTGTCTTCTGTATATGTTTTGTCCATTGATATTATTCAGCTTTCCAAGTGTATGCTTTGGACCAAGCAAAGAATTTTGCTATCTCATCCTGATGAGATTTTATCCATTTCTTCACCTTTTTGTCGTTGGATGAACTAAAAGCTATATAACCAAATGTTTCAATCATATCTTGTTCTTTCATTTCTAAAAAATAAGGAACATAATAATCCCAATAAAATCCATAGTTATCTTTTTTTGTTTCTTTCAACGATGAGCATACCAATTCTATTTTACTAATAAATAGTTGCACCTCTGTTTTTTTCTTATTGCTTTTATCAAAGTCGAGACCTGCTTCTATAGCTAATATTAAGTCGGTAGAAGTGAAACTATTTTCTTTTGGTTTGCCGTTAGCACTTGTGTCGCTTAACATATCAGGCGTTATACTAATAGT carries:
- a CDS encoding flagellar motor protein MotB translates to MKSIYSLLVLVCFASLLNFSCVSKKKYRASQATVERLQVDSTALHGKAAQCAVSVKECNTALAQSKDLVSQLSNKNATVLNDLQTLSKNSQMTIADQAKRLADMQNIILAQRDIMSKLKKTVADALVGFTPEELSIEIRDGNIYVSLQEKLLFKSGSDKVSANGKGALQKLATVLNSNPDINVDIQGHTDSVPIKGTFVDNWALSVARATSIVRILTLENGVNPRSIVASGRGEFIPVATNLTADGRASNRRTEIILSPNLTELFKLLNQ
- a CDS encoding pentapeptide repeat-containing protein, whose protein sequence is MDKTYTEDKVFDKIDHSKTPFTKGEYENCIFNNCIFENADLSEINFTTCEFKDCNMSSAKLVQTAFREAKFKSCKLMGLHFENCNPFLFSVAFEDCILNLSSFYKLNVKKTKFSNCSLHEVDFTETDLTQSSFDNCDLMGAIFDHTIIEKADFRSAFNYILDPETNRIKKAKFSAVGLAGLLNRYDIEIEG